CCCGCAGGGTCAAACTGCGGCTTAAGCTCCGGCGTTTCCCGATCAAACCACCTTGGCTGCGGTTACCTCAACTTCGACCAGAAACTCCGGCCGTGTAAACCCGCCGACGACAATAAGCGTCGAGACAGGTTTGGGCTCAAGCGTATAGCGATCGCGCACCGCCATATAGGCCGGAAAATCTTCTCTCTTTGTGACATAGCCAGAGATGCGTATGACGTCCGCAAAGGTCATGCCGGCCTCTTCGAGGATCGCATCGATCGCCTTGAAGCAAAGTTCTGCCTGAGCAGTCACATCCTTCGGGATTACATCATCAACGCCGATCCCGAGCTGACCCGATGTGACGAGAAGCGACGCACCTGGGGGCACCAGCAGCCCATGATTGTAGTTCCCGAAGGGCGTGCGGACAGAGGGCGGATTGAATA
This genomic stretch from Rhizobium favelukesii harbors:
- a CDS encoding RidA family protein, with protein sequence MKSVFNPPSVRTPFGNYNHGLLVPPGASLLVTSGQLGIGVDDVIPKDVTAQAELCFKAIDAILEEAGMTFADVIRISGYVTKREDFPAYMAVRDRYTLEPKPVSTLIVVGGFTRPEFLVEVEVTAAKVV